GTGTAAGGTATTCTTCATTATAAACCACTAATGTACCTGCTGCTAAATCGCCTAATCGTTTAAATTCTTTGTTAGTTAGACCAACAATAAGGGCAACAGCGTAACTAAAAGAAGGTAATAGATCAACAGCCCTTAATAAGTTTCTAAGTAATGAGGCTGTCCAACCAATCGGTGTGCCATCATCGTGAATAACACGAATATTACAAAAACGTTTACCCAGTGATTGCCCTTTGTTTAATACTTCTAATAATACAAAGTACCACCACACCATAATAAAGGTCAGAATAAGGAATAAGCCACCTACGTAATTGATAATGCTCATGCTGTCAAAGCCAAACAGTATTATTAAAAAAAAGACGATAGCAGCAAAAATACCAAAGATGATGAATTGAAAAATAACATCTATAAATAGCGCTAATGAGCGTATCATTGGACTGGCAGGACGAAAAACTAAATTAATACCTTCAGGTGTTTCTATCTTATAAAGTGTATCTAATTTAGCTAATTTGTGGTTCATGCTAATACAAAATCCCTTATACAATAAGTCATCATGGTAACTGAAATATTGTAACAACCGTTTATTAATTATTTATGAATAATTAATATGCTTAAAAATACTGATAAAATCAAGTAATCTGTTATGGAAAATAATGAAAATGAGCAAAATATGACAACTAGCATTTTTTGGTATGATTTTGAAACAACGGGAATTAGTCCGCGAGCAGATAGACCTTTGCAGGTAGCGGGTATTAGAACTGATTTAGAGCTTAACGAAATAGCAGAGCCTATAAATCTATATTGCCAGTTAAGTGAGGATGTTTTACCTCATCCTCAAGCCTGTTTAGTGACAGGGATTACACCTGAAACCATGTTAAAGAAGGGTGTCAATGAAGCTACTTTTTTTCAACGTTTACATCATGAGTTGTCTTTGCCACAAACTTGCACAGCAGGTTATAACAGTATTCGTTTTGATGATGAGGTGACTCGTTATGGCCTTTATCGTAATTTTTATGATCCTTATGCTCGGGAGTGGCAGGGGGGGAATAGTCGTTGGGATATTATAGATTTATTAAGAGCAACCTATGCACTTCGTCCAGAAGGTATGGTCTGGCCTCAACAGGATGGTAGAGTATCGTTACGTTTAGAACTATTAACAGCACAAAATGGCATTCAGCATGAACAGGCGCATGATGCATTATCAGATGTAAGGGCTACCATCGCATTAGCTAAATTAGTGAAAGAAAAACAGCCACAGCTTTATAATTATTTGTTTAATCTGCGTTTTAAAAAAGAAGTCCAAGCAAGAATTAGTTTATTAAAGCCAATGGTACATGTCTCAGGGCGGTTCTCCGCTGATCGACACTATCTATCTGTTGTTCTACCTTTAGCATGGCATCCTGTTAATAAAAATGCAGTGATTGTGTGCGATTTACAAAAAGATATAACCCCTTTGTTAACATTAACAGCTGACGAAATTGTTCAATATTTATACACTAAATATGAAGAGTTACCTGATGATATTTCGCCCATACCATTAAAACTTATCCATATTAATCGTTGTCCTGTTGTAGCACCTATGGGCGTGTTAAGAGAGCAAGATATTGAACGCTTACCATTAGATGTTGCTTATTGTTTGAAACAAGCAGCACAACTGAAAGATTCACAGTTACTATGGCAAAGTAAATTAATGGATATCTATCGACAAGAGGGTAAACAATTTGCTGAGGCTATTGATGACCCTGAACAGCAGTTATATGCTGGTTTTTTATCAGAACGTGATAAAAGGCTTTGTGATCATATACGGCAATTAAATCCAGCAAGGCTTATCGATGAAATGGCGCATTTTGAAGATGGTCGTTTACCAGAGTTATTATTTCGCTATCGGGCTAGAAACTATCCCGATACACTGACTAAGGAGGAGCGAATACAATGGCAGCATTTTTGTAAAGATCGATTAATAGATATTAATAAAGGCGCACCTATTACACTTGAGCAGTTTAAGTTGGTTTGCCAAGAATTATTTGATAATTGTGATATACAGCAACAACAAATCTTAAGATTATGGCAAAATTACGCAGATAATTTAGAGCAAAAATATTTATAAATTAAAATTTAAGGAATTAATAATGGCAAACTCTTTGTTAAAGATAGTAGTATCTTTACTTTCATATTTTTATTTTCAGAAAAAATCTTTTTTATCAATAACTTCAATTTACTTAATGGACTAAGTGAAATATACAACTTACAATACCCGCCGTTGTAAACTACTGGAGTGTTTATGAATACCTTTCGGTTGGTAATTTCATGCCCTGATGGGATTGGTATTGTAGCTAAAGTAAGTGGATTTTTAGCTACCTATAATGGCTGGATTCTTGAAGCGAACCACCATTCAGATTTGGCAAATGGCCAATTTTTTATGCGCCATGTTATTCAAGCAGAATCGTTACCTTTTGATTTAGATGGTTTTAAACAGGCTTTTGCACCTATCGCTGATCAGTTCAAAATGACTTGGCAAGTAACTGAGTCCAGCCAAAAGAAAAAAGTCATGTTAATGGCAAGTAAAGAGTCACATTGTTTAATTGATCTGTTATATCGTTGGCATAGTAATGAGTTAGATTGTGATATTGTAGGTGTTATCTCCAATCACAATGATTTGCGTAGTATGGTTGAGTGGTATGGTGTACCGTATCACCATGTGCCTGTTGATGCTAATAATAAGCAAGAAAGTTTTGATAAAGTGACTCAGTTAATAGAAGACTATAAGGCAGACTGTATTGTATTAGCAAGGTATATGCAAATTTTGCCACCTTCGCTTTGTCAGCATTATGCTCACCAAATTATTAATATTCATCATAGTTTTTTACCTTCGTTTGTTGGGGCTAAACCTTACCACCAAGCAGCTCAACGAGGAGTGAAACTAATAGGTGCTACCTGCCATTATGTGACAGAAGAGCTAGATGCAGGCCCTATTATTGAGCAAGATGTAGTTCGTATTTCCCATCAACACAGCATCGAGGACACAGTAAGATTAGGAAGAGATGTAGAAAAAATGGTATTAGCAAGAGGGTTACGTTATCACTTAGAAGATAGAGTATTGGTCCATGGAAACAAAACCGTTGTTTTTGCATAATTTGGATAACATAATATCTTTAAAATGTGATACTTCGCAAATATAACAGGTTTACTGATTGCATTACTCATTGTTTTGTAAATAATGGCAATAAGTAAAGTTTTATAATATTTATTGGTGGGCTGACGGGTAGTGAGTGTTAGTTAATTTATGGATAAATAACCAACAAATTAAGGTTCATATATATGAAAATTTTTAAAGAAAAGGGCTATACCATATTAGAACTAATGATGGTGATAATGATTCTATCGATATTGACGGTTATAGCGATCCCTAGTTTTTCTGGTATGTCAAAGAAAAATGCTATAACTGCTACAACAAATGAATTAGTGGGTTTACTCCAGTATGCAAAAACAGCAGCAGTTACAAATAATAATCCAGTAATTGTTTGTCCATACTCTAAAAGTTCAAATGACTATGCATGTGAAGATGATTTTGCAGATAGTAGCACTATAGGTGTTTTTCTTTATGCTAATCCAATAAAGGATTTGCTTAGGGGAATGACAGTTACAAATTCAGTAGTTATAACTAATGACAGTACTGGTTCATTGGGTAAGGCTATAGCATTTTATCCAGATAGTAGTTCTGCTATACATGGTATACCTGATGAGTTTACTAAATATGATGATGATGGAGCTTATACTGCTTCTACTAGATTGACATTAAATAATGACTATTTTCCTAAAGGAGCAGGGACTGTTGAATGGAAGATAAAGGCTAAAAAAAGTACTGATGATGAAAAATGTAATGTCATAAAAGTTTCTGCAATTGGACAAAGTAAGGTTGAACAGGAGAGTTGCAGTGATGATTAAGATGAATGCGCAACGTGGCTTTAGCATATTAGAGGTATTAATTGCTTTTGTTATTTTAGTTATTGGTATATTAGGTGCTTCTATTTTAATTATTCGTAGCTCGCAAGTTAATGTAAAGGCTTATGAAACAGAACAAGTAGCATTAATGGCTAATACTTTTATTGAAAAGATGAGAGTAAATTCAACCAATATGGATGAATATGTTAATGATCAAACAGGTTCACAAAAATCAAACTGTCAAGGGATTGGACATTGGTGTAGTGGTACTGATATGGCAGCATATGATATCTATAATTTTAATCAGCAAATTAATAGGTTAGCAGTTAAAAATGTAACATGGAGTCTTTCAGAAGAAGCAGACGATATAATGGGTGTTGCAGGAAATAAACGTTATAAGCTTTCTATTACATGGGATACAGCAAAAGAGGTTGGTGCAGATCCAGGAGCATCAACCGAAGGTAGCTATTATAGTTATTTTATTGTTAATACAGCATTATAATATTAAGTACTAAGTGGGACTTTTATGAAAAGTTTATTGCAAGCAAAGCAAAATGGATTTTCCCTTATTGAACTAATGATAGCTCTATTACTAGGGATGATCTTATTGCTAGGTGTTACTCAAGTGATGATCTCTTCATCTACGTTAGGTACAACTACTAATAATTTATCTGTTAACCAAGATAGAGCAAAAACTGTTTTGGATTTGTTAGGTTCAGAAGCTGGAAGAGCAGGTTATAATGGTTGTGGTGCAGGGGGAGAGCTAAGTTGGACAGGGAAAAATAGTGATGAACTTAGAAAACGTTCTTTCGCTGTTGTCCCTTTGAAGGAACCTGTTGGTATTATGTTTGCTTATGGGATAGATGGGAAATTTGCCCAATCAGGTGAAACACAATTGTTATCTGAGGATTGTTTTGGGCGAAGGCTATATTATCGTAACATGATATATCAGAATTGTGGTACGGATAATCCTGAAGATCTTTGTATTCAAGGTAGAACAGTTGCTACTTCAGGTAGTTTTGATTTAGTTGATGATCGTATCGAAGGTGTTCGCATAGAAAAAATAGTCGTGACGCTTGAAAATGATGCTGGAGAGTTTAGTGAGGTTACTATCGGAGGAATTAGTAGTGATTCTAATTATGATGATAGCGATATTAGCAATGTTGTGAACTTACAGGAAGCTAAATTAATAACTTTTTATATTAATGTTAAGACCGCAGCGGGTACTAGTGCAGACAAATATAATGCCTCTACAGCGGTTGAAAGAAGTTACTCAGCTACTTATAGATTGAGGAATTTGTAATATGTGTGAATTAGCTAAAAACAAACAGCAAGGGTCTACTTTATTAGTAGTATTAATGTTGTTATTGGTAATGATGGTATTAGCTTTATCTGTTGCTGCTAATAGTACTTCTCATGCCATTACTACCAATAATAGTGTTTTAAAAAAACAAGCTTATCAAGCCGCAATATCTGGTTCAGATGTTTTATTAAAGTTACTCAATACAGATGCGAATGTTGTTACAAGTTTACGAGGTAATTTATGTTCGAGTGGATTTACCAATCAGTTTAGTACTTATGGTAGTGGTGACTCAAAGGTTGTAGACACTAATGATATTGATTCATCTGATAAGAGAGGTATAACCTCTGTATGGTATGCTTGTGTTCCTGCAAGTGGTGGTACTGCGGCTAATGTGGTGTGTGGCTCTAGTAGTAGTGATTGTATTGCAGTTGTGATCACAGGAGTTGCTTGTCCTAGTGGAGCAGATATTACTGTTGAAAGTACAAGAAAAGGATGTGTGGTTAGCCGACACTTACAAACTTATGCTGTAACAAATAGTAATTAAAATGTTGTAATTCATCACAATTTGAGGAATTACTAGCTAGTATAAATAGTATTTTTAGTAGTTTGATATAAAATTAAATTAGATAAAATTGATAGATATAAAGTTGGGCTGTTTCATTTTTTGGTAAAGACATTTTAGTTGGAAATAAGTGTAGGTAGTTTCTAACTATTTCATAGAGTCTGAGGATGGCAATATGATTTTAAATAAATTGAAAGTAGCAAGCTCTACTATGTTGATAGCCAGTGCTATCTTACATACAAGTATAGCTTATGCTGATGATAGTGAAGTATTTTTTGGTTCAGAGCAGTTTGCTGAGGTAGCTAAACCCAATATCATATTTTTATTGGATTATTCTACATCAATGCGTGATATCAATATCAATGGTACTAGTACGAGAAGGATCGAAGGACTCCGAGATGCGGTAACAGAAACATTACTTAATACCTCATTGAAAGGGGTACGTGTTGGTGTAATGAAATATCCAGATACAACAGTTGGTTCTGATACTAGTGTTGGTAGGGCAGCAAAACTTGTTTATCCAGTTGTTGATATTGATGCAATTGATGATGGGTCAATACAGGAAACTGTTGCACGCTCCACTAGTGGAAAGGATGATGCTCATCAACCTACAATTAATGGCTCTAGAAAAAATGTTTCTGTCACTAGTAATGTTATGTTAATGGGTGATATTGGGGCAGATTATAATAATGTAGAAAGGGAATTTGATTTAGATCGTGATCGCTATAACTCTTTGTTTTTGTTACCTAGAACACAGTCAGGATCTGCTTATGATAGTTATACCTATTCAAATGCGATCAGTTATGTTTGCTCACTTGTTTTAGATGATGAAGCAGAATTTTGTAAATCCAGTATATTTAATACTACTGGTACTGGTAGTGGTAGAAGAAACCATATTATAGAAACTGAAACAGTTGATGGTGAAAGTCGTCAGGTGGTAACAGGTTTAAATGGTACAGGTTATAATCAAACAGGCTATGGTGATCAAGCATTATTTATTTTTAAAGGGGTAAGTATTCCATCTGATGCTACCATTAAAAAAGCACACTTAATAATTACACCAAAAAAAGATGGTTTTTATAAGAGCAATGGCAATACTTTTTGTACGTTAACTAGTTACAGAAATAAAGGTGAGGCTGAGTGGCTTAATTGGCGTGTTTCGTCAGCAAGAAATTTCCCCGCACCCAGTGTAGACTCGCCTATTTATAATACAACAGGTACTACAAGTGATTTTAACTTCTATCTCAAAACGGGCTCTTATGACTATTCTCCAAGATATTGGGGAGTAAGGCAGAATG
This portion of the Entomomonas sp. E2T0 genome encodes:
- the purU gene encoding formyltetrahydrofolate deformylase, producing MNTFRLVISCPDGIGIVAKVSGFLATYNGWILEANHHSDLANGQFFMRHVIQAESLPFDLDGFKQAFAPIADQFKMTWQVTESSQKKKVMLMASKESHCLIDLLYRWHSNELDCDIVGVISNHNDLRSMVEWYGVPYHHVPVDANNKQESFDKVTQLIEDYKADCIVLARYMQILPPSLCQHYAHQIINIHHSFLPSFVGAKPYHQAAQRGVKLIGATCHYVTEELDAGPIIEQDVVRISHQHSIEDTVRLGRDVEKMVLARGLRYHLEDRVLVHGNKTVVFA
- a CDS encoding PilW family protein; translation: MKSLLQAKQNGFSLIELMIALLLGMILLLGVTQVMISSSTLGTTTNNLSVNQDRAKTVLDLLGSEAGRAGYNGCGAGGELSWTGKNSDELRKRSFAVVPLKEPVGIMFAYGIDGKFAQSGETQLLSEDCFGRRLYYRNMIYQNCGTDNPEDLCIQGRTVATSGSFDLVDDRIEGVRIEKIVVTLENDAGEFSEVTIGGISSDSNYDDSDISNVVNLQEAKLITFYINVKTAAGTSADKYNASTAVERSYSATYRLRNL
- a CDS encoding RDD family protein, coding for MNHKLAKLDTLYKIETPEGINLVFRPASPMIRSLALFIDVIFQFIIFGIFAAIVFFLIILFGFDSMSIINYVGGLFLILTFIMVWWYFVLLEVLNKGQSLGKRFCNIRVIHDDGTPIGWTASLLRNLLRAVDLLPSFSYAVALIVGLTNKEFKRLGDLAAGTLVVYNEEYLTPQPLPDIIATPCPFPLTQEEQQIIIAYAERRQTLSTERRQELANILSDHFELKDEQMEHKLYQIAQYLIGAQESSHLRRES
- the sbcB gene encoding exodeoxyribonuclease I, whose amino-acid sequence is MTTSIFWYDFETTGISPRADRPLQVAGIRTDLELNEIAEPINLYCQLSEDVLPHPQACLVTGITPETMLKKGVNEATFFQRLHHELSLPQTCTAGYNSIRFDDEVTRYGLYRNFYDPYAREWQGGNSRWDIIDLLRATYALRPEGMVWPQQDGRVSLRLELLTAQNGIQHEQAHDALSDVRATIALAKLVKEKQPQLYNYLFNLRFKKEVQARISLLKPMVHVSGRFSADRHYLSVVLPLAWHPVNKNAVIVCDLQKDITPLLTLTADEIVQYLYTKYEELPDDISPIPLKLIHINRCPVVAPMGVLREQDIERLPLDVAYCLKQAAQLKDSQLLWQSKLMDIYRQEGKQFAEAIDDPEQQLYAGFLSERDKRLCDHIRQLNPARLIDEMAHFEDGRLPELLFRYRARNYPDTLTKEERIQWQHFCKDRLIDINKGAPITLEQFKLVCQELFDNCDIQQQQILRLWQNYADNLEQKYL
- the pilV gene encoding type IV pilus modification protein PilV → MIKMNAQRGFSILEVLIAFVILVIGILGASILIIRSSQVNVKAYETEQVALMANTFIEKMRVNSTNMDEYVNDQTGSQKSNCQGIGHWCSGTDMAAYDIYNFNQQINRLAVKNVTWSLSEEADDIMGVAGNKRYKLSITWDTAKEVGADPGASTEGSYYSYFIVNTAL
- a CDS encoding GspH/FimT family pseudopilin — encoded protein: MKIFKEKGYTILELMMVIMILSILTVIAIPSFSGMSKKNAITATTNELVGLLQYAKTAAVTNNNPVIVCPYSKSSNDYACEDDFADSSTIGVFLYANPIKDLLRGMTVTNSVVITNDSTGSLGKAIAFYPDSSSAIHGIPDEFTKYDDDGAYTASTRLTLNNDYFPKGAGTVEWKIKAKKSTDDEKCNVIKVSAIGQSKVEQESCSDD